In the Oncorhynchus keta strain PuntledgeMale-10-30-2019 chromosome 29, Oket_V2, whole genome shotgun sequence genome, one interval contains:
- the LOC118373768 gene encoding TBC1 domain family member 9-like, whose product MWVHPEEVLQAGALWITERANPYFILQKRKGHGDGRGGLAGLLVGTLDVVLDSSARVAPYRILYQTPDSLIYWIIAHGCSRKEITEHWEWLEQNLLQTLSIFENENDITTFVKGKVQGIIAEYNKNHDVKEDDDTDKFKEAICTFRKLFGMPEEEKLVNYYSCSYWKGRVPRQGWLYLSINHICFYSYLLGKEAKLVIRWADITQLEKSATLLLPDAVKVSTRVAEHVFSVFLNINETFKLMEQLANIAMRQLLDNKGFEQDRSLPKLKRKTPKKVSALKRDLDARAKSERYRALFRLPKDEKLDGHTGCTLWTPFNKMHILGQMFVSTNYICFTSKEETLCSLIIPLREVTIVEKADSSNFFPSPVSISTKNRMTFLFANLKDRDFLVQRISDFLQQTTSKIYFERETTGSVNSSDDEVYSQQGSLLSSSPQRSSLGSEGSSEGERQFNLNDNSVPTATQALMTMYRRRSPEEFNPKLAKEFLKEQAWKNHITEYGQGVCMYRTEKTKDLVLKGIPENMRGELWLLFSGAINEMATHPGYYEDLVEKSMGKYNLATEEIERDLHRSLPEHPAFQNEMGIAALRRVLTAYAFRNPNIGYCQAMNIVTSVLLLYAKEEEAFWLLVALCERMLPDYYNTRVVGALVDQGVFEELAREYVPELYDCMQDLGVISTISLSWFLTLFLSVMPFESAVVVVDCFFYEGIKVIFQLALRVLHANIHQLLGAKDDGEAMTVLGRYLDSVSNKDSTLPPIPHLHSLLTDDGDPHPEVDIFKLVRSSYEKFGSIRADVIEQMRFKQRLRVIQTIEDTTKRNVVRTIVTETAFSIDELEELYVLFKAEHLTSCYWGGTGGSNPTERHDPSLPYLEQYRIDLEQFRGLFSLLFPWAPVNGAHADLLALRFFRLLDHNGDSLINFREFITGLSVLCHGDLTEKLKLLYKMHVIPEVTHEQEPDSAFEATQYFFEDITPETSNGLDPKCKSEKDDGFVRVTFKTEKVKKLHTPDYRHYLRLWNQGTKNKLDNMKDLPKLNQSQFIELCKTLYNMFSEDAQEQELYHATATVTSLLLEMGEVGKLFCHSKDQEEQDQDDPEEAKTSGPARDGGTKPGGVFQQRGQGEKESQARPCGPVKRDGRGEQLSAMEDIKLEDSSPKDTGTSSSMLISDDETKDDTSMSSYSVLSGGSHELDDKLHCEDINDDTVLVRSKNGPHGGGVGNGLHGEGGPHGRDGGLPHSTSIDKDWAITFEQFLASVLTEQALVLYFEKPVEVAARITNAKNVRKVGCSLLSASDYEISLSG is encoded by the exons GGTATTATCGCCGAGTACAACAAGAACCACGACGTGAAGGAGGACGATGACACTGACAAATTCAAGGAGGCCATCTGTACGTTCCGTAAGCTATTTGGCATGCCTGAAGAGGAGAAGCTGGTCAACTACTACTCCTGTAGCTACTGGAAGGGCCGTGTGCCCCGGCAGGGCTGGCTCTACCTCAGCATCAACCACATCTGCTTCTACTCTTACCTGCTGGGGAAAGAAG CCAAGCTGGTGATCCGCTGGGCCGACATCACCCAGCTGGAGAAAAGCGCCACACTCCTCCTCCCCGATGCAGTCAAG GTGAGCACGCGGGTGGCTGAGCACGTCTTCTCGGTCTTCCTCAACATCAATGAGACCTTCAAGCTGATGGAGCAACTGGCCAACATCGCCATGAGACAGCTCCTTGACAACAAGGGCTTTGAGCAGGACCGCTCTCTGCCCAAACTCAAAAGGAAGACACCCAAAAAGGTGTCTGCCCTCAAGAG GGACCTGGATGCCAGGGCTAAGAGCGAGCGTTACCGGGCCTTGTTCCGTCTGCCCAAGGATGAGAAGCTGGACGGACACACAGGCTGCACCCTTTGGACCCCCTTTAACAAGATGCACATCCTGGGCCAGATGTTTGTCTCCACTAACTACATCTGCTTCACTTCCAAGGAGGAGACCCTGTGCAGCCTCATCATCCCCCTAAGAGAG GTGACGATAGTGGAGAAGGCAGACAGCTCCAACTTTTTCCCCAGCCCAGTGTCCATCAGCACCAAGAACAGGATGACCTTCCTGTTCGCCAACCTCAAGGACCGGGACTTCCTGGTCCAGAGGATCTCTGACTTCCTGCAGCAGACCACCTCCAAGATCTACTTCGAGAGGGAGACCACCGGGAGTGTGAACAGCTCCGACGATGAG gtgtACTCCCAGCAgggctctctcctctccagcagTCCCCAACGCAGCAGTCTGGGCTCAGAGGGCTCCTCCGAGGGTGAGCGCCAGTTTAACCTCAATGACAACAGCGTGCCCACCGCCACCCAGGCCCTCATGACCATGTACCGCCGCCGCTCGCCGGAGGAGTTCAACCCCAAACTG GCGAAGGAGTTCCTGAAGGAACAGGCGTGGAAGAACCACATCACCGAGTACGGCCAGGGGGTGTGTATGTACCGTACAGAGAAGACCAAGGACCTGGTGCTTAAAGGCATTCCAGAGAACATGAGGGGAGAGCTGTGGCTGCTCTTCTCCG GGGCGATCAACGAGATGGCGACCCACCCTGGCTACTATGAGGACCTAGTAGAGAAGTCTATGGGGAAGTACAACCTGGCCACGGAGGAGATCGAGAGAGACCTGCACCGCTCCCTCCCTGAACACCCAGCCTTCCAGAACGAGATGGGGATCGCTGCCCTACGAAGGGTCCTTACTGCCTACGCCTTCAGAAACCCCAACATAGGCTACTGCCAG GCCATGAACATTGTGACGTCGGTGCTGCTGCTGTATGCTAAAGAGGAGGAGGCCTTCTGGCTGCTGGTGGCTCTGTGTGAGCGGATGCTGCCTgactactacaacaccagggTCGTAG GAGCTCTGGTAGACCAGGGTGTTTTTGAGGAGCTGGCCAGGGAGTACGTCCCTGAACTCTACGACTGCATGCAGGACCTGGGAGTCATCTCTACCATTTCCCTCTCCTGGTTCCTCACCCTGTTCCTCAGTGTCATGCCCTTCGAGAGTGCCGTGGTGGTGGTCGACTGCTTCTTCTACGAGGGCATCAAGGTCATCTTCCAGCTGGCACTCAGGGTGCTGCACGCCAACATCCACCAGCTGCTGGGGGCCAAGGACGATGGAGAGGCCATGACCGTGCTGGGAAG GTACCTGGACAGCGTGTCCAATAAGGACAGCACCCTGCCTCCCATCCCCCACCTGCACTCCCTGCTGACAGACGATGGGGATCCCCACCCGGAGGTGGACATCTTCAAGCTGGTCCGCAGCTCCTACGAG AAGTTTGGCTCCATCAGGGCAGACGTGATCGAGCAGATGCGCTTCAAACAGAGGCTAAGGGTCATCCAGACCATCGAGGACACCACCAAACGCAACGTG GTCAGAACCATTGTCACGGAGACTGCCTTCAGCATCGACGAACTGGAGGAGCTCTACGTTCTGTTCAAG GCGGAACACCTGACCAGCTGCTATTGGGGTGGAACGGGTGGCAGCAACCCCACGGAGCGCCACGACCCCAGCCTGCCCTACCTGGAGCAGTACCGCATCGACCTGGAGCAGTTCAGGGGGCTGTTCTCCCTGCTCTTCCCCTGGGCCCCTGTCAACGGGGCCCATGCAGACCTCCTGGCCCTGCGCTTCTTCAGGCTCCTGGACCATAACGGAGACTCTCTGATTAATTTCCGGGAGTTTATTACTGGACTGA GTGTTTTATGCCATGGGGATCTGACTGAGAAACTGAAGCTCCTGTACAAGATGCATGTGATTCCtg AGGTGACCCATGAGCAGGAACCAGACTCTGCCTTCGAGGCCACCCAGTACTTCTTTGAGGACATCACCCCGGAAACTTCCAATG GCCTTGACCCCAAGTGCAAGAGCGAGAAGGATGATGGCTTTGTCAGGGTCACGTTCAAGACTGAGAAAG TGAAGAAACTACACACCCCTGACTACCGCCACTACCTGAGGCTGTGGAACCAGGGCACCAAGAACAAACTGGACAACATGAAGGATCTACCCAAACTCAACCAG agcCAGTTCATAGAGCTGTGCAAGACACTGTACAACATGTTCAGCGAGGACGCCCAGGAGCAGGAGCTGTACCACGCCACGGCCACCGTCACTAGCCTGCTGCTGGAAATGGGCGAGGTGGGCAAGCTCTTCTGCCATTCCAAGGACCAGGAGGAGCAGGACcaggatgatccagaggaggccAAAACCAGTGGGCCAGCCCGAGATGGAGGGACCAAGCCTGGGGGTGTCTTCCAGCAGAGGGgccagggggagaaggagagccAGGCTAGGCCCTGTGGCCCTGTGAAGAGGGATGGCAGGGGCGAGCAGCTGTCTGCCATGGAGGACATTAAGCTGGAGGACTCGTCCCCGAAGGACACGGGGACATCGTCCTCCATGCTCATCTCAGATGACGAGACCAAAGATGACACGTCCATGTCGTCCTACTCGGTGCTCAGCGGCGGCTCCCATGAGCTCGACGACAAGCTTCACTGCGAGGACATTAATGACGACACGGTCCTGGTGCGCAGCAAGAACGGGCCCCATGGTGGAGGGGTAGGGAACGGGCTTCACGGTGAAGGTGGGCCCCATGGCAGAGATGGGGGGCTGCCTCACAGCACCAGCATAGATAAAGACTGGGCCATCACCTTTGAGCAGTTCCTGGCATCGGTGCTCACTGAGCAGGCCCTGGTGCTTTACTTCGAGAAGCCAGTGGAGGTGGCCGCACGTATCACCAATGCCAAGAATGTGAGGAAAGTGGGGTGCTCCCTACTGTCCGCTAGCGACTATGAGATCTCCCTGTCTGGGTAA